ATGCCACCTGCTGCTATTACGGGAATTTTTTTAACAGCTTTTACAATGTCAGGAAGGATCTCCCAAAGTCCTTTATCTGTTCCGAGATGTCCTCCGGCTTCGACACTTTCAACAATTATTGCAGAAGCTCCGAGTCTTTCAGATAGAGCGGCGCCTTTTGGCGTTGACACGATTTCTATGAGGGGTATATCAAACGTTTTGCAGATTTTAAAAACATCTTTTCCGAATCCAGCCCCTTGAATTATAAAGTCTGCACCTGCATCGATAGCAGTCAATAGAAGCTCGCAAAAGTGTGTGAGAGCATACATTATGTTTACACCGATCAAGCCGTTTGGTGCAAGCTCTTTTGCTTTTTCAATCTCTTCTGCAAGCTCTGTTGCGTATAAGTAGGGTTTCATTCCCAATTCTTCAAGATTTTTGCCTTTGCATATCTTTTTAGGTTCTTTTGTTCTGTCTTTTTCCTGAAGCAGGACGGCTGATATAACGCCCATTCCACCTGCGTTTGCAACGGCAGCTGCGAGTCTGTGTAAAGATACTTTTGCTCCCAT
The sequence above is drawn from the Desulfurobacterium indicum genome and encodes:
- a CDS encoding NAD(P)H-dependent flavin oxidoreductase, whose product is MSRLPKLVIAGLKPKYPIIQGGMGAKVSLHRLAAAVANAGGMGVISAVLLQEKDRTKEPKKICKGKNLEELGMKPYLYATELAEEIEKAKELAPNGLIGVNIMYALTHFCELLLTAIDAGADFIIQGAGFGKDVFKICKTFDIPLIEIVSTPKGAALSERLGASAIIVESVEAGGHLGTDKGLWEILPDIVKAVKKIPVIAAGGIFDGKDMAKAFEMGAKGVQIATRFIATHECDADQNFKEYIINAKPEDSIFIKSPVGMPAHAVRNPFTERLEKEGKIPHGCHYNCLKTCAKAESIYCIADALLASAAGDVVNGLVFSGSNVGKVNRMYHVDELIQELINECEKELERKNLNFRRE